The Prionailurus viverrinus isolate Anna chromosome C1, UM_Priviv_1.0, whole genome shotgun sequence DNA window GACTCAAAGCCaaaccccttccttcctccacatcctttcAGCTGTTGCTGAAAGATGCCGGTCCCCTGGGACAGTGTGCGAACTTCTAACTCAAGGCATTCACAGTTGCGAGTCCAGTCACCATGTGGACCTGGGGTGGATCTAGTCCCCACTGCAGCAGGGAGGGTCACGAGGTCTCTTGGGGCTGCTCAGCGCCTTACTCCCATTCCTCAGGGCAAACCCAAACCTCAAGCCACCTGGACACATGATGGCTGTGCCTTGGATGCCGGCCGTGTGAGTGTGCGCAATGGGGAGCGGGACTCCATCCTCTTCATCCGAGAAGCCCAACGTGCTGACTCAGGTCGCTACCAGCTCAGCGTGCGGCTGGGCGAGCTGGAGGCCACTGCCACCATTGACATCCTGGTGATCGGTACAGTAGGGGGAGTGGGAGCGAGTTGGTCCTCAGGCTAGAGGAGCCATCACAGACAGCTGGGGAGGCCAGGGTGACTCCCCACACCGAGTGTGGGGCACAGTGGTGGGTGAGGGGGGGCATAgctgagcagagaaggggaagggcaccCCGAAGTGATTCCCATGCATATGTGAGCCGTACCCTGCCCACTGCCATGCTTGGCCCTTTCAGAGAGGCCAGGCCCTCCTCAGAGTATCAAGTTGGTGGATGTTTGGGGCTCCAATGCTACTCTGGAGTGGACACCTCCCCAAGACACAGGCAACACGGCACTCCTCGGATACACCGTGCAGAAGGCTGACACAAAATCTGGGGTGAGGCGCAGctagggagggagtggggagggagcaaTCACACGTTCTGGAATGGGGCTCTGCTACCTCCATGCGGTGAGCCGAGGTGGAGTGAGTTCACAAAACAGGCATCTCATTCACGGCATCTTCTTGGGCCCCCAAAGCTGTGGTTCACGGTGTTGGAACGTTATCACCGCACCAGCTTCACAGTCTCCAACCTCATCGTGGGCAACTCCTATGCATTTCGAGTCTTTGCTGAGAACCAGTGCGGGCTCAGTGAGACAGCCCCCATCACTGCTGACCTTGCCCACATCCAGAAAGCAGGTGGGGCGCAGAGACTCGGAGCTGggaagggtggagggtggagagtTGAAGAAGGGTGGGGGATCTCAGGCACTACAGCAGGGCCCTTCTCGGTCTCCTCAGCTACCCTTCGCAAGACTGGGGGGTTTGCACAGCGAGATTTCTCTGAAGCCCCAAAGTTCACCCAGCCTCTGGCAGACTGCACCACGGTCATGGGCTATGACACCCAGCTCTTCTGCTGCGTCCGCGCCTCTCCCAAGGTAAGCAGGAGTTCTGCATGGTGGCCGTGCTGTGCtgctccctgctcctgccctcaCCTCCGCTACGTGGGAGAGCATTCTAAAACATGTGTTCCCATCACCATCGCCCGCCTCTTCCACCGCAGGTTACGTAGGTTAGGAACAGCTAGGGCACTTAGAGTCCAAGACAGGCTGACGTGGATgatgtttccagttttccttttagTGTCTGCTCCTCTTCTGCGAAGATCACTTGCCGATCTGCTGGCAGTTGGGCATGAGCTTCAAGTTGTCTCTCTGGCAGAGGTGATGGAGTCCCGCTGGTTTCTCCTTAGTCACCCACCACGCCTCACCTGCTCAGGGCCATATGCCTACCAGCTGTCTAGAGTTGAGGCCATAACCCTGACCAAGTCTACTTCCGATCTAGTCACTACTTCTGTACACTACACCGCGTAAAACATCACTAACAACCTTaccaagggggcgcctgggtggcttagtcagtaagcgtctgacttcagctcaggtcatgatctcgcggttcgtgaattcgagccccacatcagcactgtgctgacagctcggagcctggagcctgcttcggattctgtgtctccctctctctctgtccatcccctgagcagagactctctctctctctctctctctctctctctctctctctctcaagaataaataaacattaaaataaaatttaaaaaaacctaacaaCCTTACCAAGTACCTTTTGCATAGGAGTCCTGGGCCAGAGTACTACATCTCAGAAAGAGGGTATCAATAAGCCCACTCTAGAAACTACTTTCTAACCAGAGGGGACAACAGTGACTCCCTAGCCAACAGTGGGAACAGAATATGAATGATTCAACAACGAACATACAAAAAAGAGGGGATTCTGAGGCCCGGTGCTTAGGAAGGGGAAAGAACAGAAGGTCCTACCTTTTTTCTACTCAGGAATACTTGATGAACAAGGCAAGGTTTCAGGTGCTCATTTCAACCAACAGAAGGAGCCTGGGAGGATTTTGAGGATACCAGTAAGGAAACCCCTCCCCCAACGTAAGGAATGGGGAACTTTCTCACCACTCCCATGCTGGCCCCCTCACCTTTATCTTGCAGCCAAAGATCATCTGGCTGAAGAACAAGATGGATATCCAAGGCAACCCCAAGTACCGAGCCCTCACTCACCTGGGAATCTGCTCTCTCGAAATCCGCAAGCCTGGTCCCTTTGATGGGGGTATCTACACCTGCAAGGCAGTTAACCCCCTGGGGGAGGCATCTGTGGACTGTCGGGTGGATGTGAGAGGTAAGGGCAGAACTCATACCCTCTCTCCACAGCTGGAAAATTCAGGGGCAGAGCCACAAGCCTGCATGGAGAAGGGCTTGGTTGGCTTCCCCTTCACGTGCTCTCAGCACTGGGCACCGTCATCATCAGGATGTATTTGAAGGGCCGTTTTTATTATCCAATATCTTATTTCTCTCCAGCACAATTCTGTAATATAGAAAGAATGGCTATTTCCATTCTGCAAAGGAGAAACCTGAAGCACAAGGTGGTGATCAGCTCCCTCCAAGATTCCCAGTATTGGCTAAGTGAGGAGTCGGCACTGTGGTGGAAAGAGCCCAAGACTTTCCTTACTCAGACCGTTTTTCTTTTATACAGTCTTTGGCCCagtccaggaagcagagagagagagaatcccaagcaggctccaggctcagcacaaagccccttgtggggcttgatctcaggatcatgagatcatgacctgaacccaaatcaagaatcagacacttaaccagctgagctgcccaggcaccgccccccgccccatacctcttttaaagtattcattcatttatctctGCCTGTCACCTTGTTCAGATCTCCATCACTGCATTTAACATATTATTATATAAGTGCCTATTTACTGGTTTCTCATTTAATCCATGAGCACTGTGAGGGCAGGTACAGCCTGATTCACACTTGTCCCCCCGGTGATGAGCCCAGTTTCTGACACAGTGGGCACTCTCTAAGTGTGCATAGCATGAATCAGGAATGAATGGGCCATTACGTGCCCTATTCTTCCCCATGTGTAGACTCCTAATTACATAATGGACTCTCAAAAAACATGAGAAGTATATCCCTTCCCAATGCTCCACAAGAAGGTTTCCcagaaatttaggggcgcctgggtggctcagtcggctaagcgtccgacttcagctcaggtcacgatctcgcaatttgtgggttcgagccccgcgtcgggctctgtgctgacagctcagagcctggagcatgtttcagattctgtgtctcgctctctctctgacccaccccgttcatgctctatcgctctctgtctcaaaaataaataaacgttaaaaaaaattaaaaaaaaaaagaaggtttcCCAGAAATTTCTGAGATGCTAACTCTGAGAAATGTCTGAATTCTTGCAGCTCCTCACTGAGGCCTCCAAAGAAGATTAGGGCAACGCTGACAAAGGTAAGGAGAGGGACTGGGCTTCTGAATAGAGCATTTTGTATTTACAGTTAGTGTTGAATCTGTTAGTGTTAGTTAGGAATACATATCTGTATACAGAATACAGATCTGAATACATATCTGTATTCCTAACTAAGCCTTTCGACCATGCAGTCATTGATAACTATTTTCcttttaaccactttttttttgtaagctaATACTATCATCTCCATGGAAGGACTTTACCATAGTTGGTACTACTTTTGTCATGTCCTCTTTCTGTACTCAAAGTGATGATAGGTATTAAATCTAATGGTCCTCTGGAAAGGAGTGATAGCATCTATCCAAGTGTAAGGGGGCTCagtggaagggaggtgggcaggtgcTATAAGAAAAGGCATCAAGGGAACAGCCAGTAGAGTAGAGGAGTAGAGGTGGGTCACCACCACCAAGCGGCAGCAGCGTGGAAAAAGAGACAGGAAGCTGCTCCTGCTAACTGTTTCTACCACCGTGTCATAAGCATGGTAAGAAACagatttgtttgcttgttttttacttTGAAGTTTGTGGACTCCTTCCCTTCTGAGAGAAGAAAACCACCATTATCATCATAGGTCAGTAATAATTGAACATGCGGGTATGTGGTCCCAAGCAGCACATTACTGGCAAAGGACAACTCAGATCATCGTTTAAAATTTGATAGCTTCTTCAGATTCTAAATCACTCACAGTAGAAATGCTGTGCATGAACTAATGAGTGGGGTGAAAGAGCGGCTCATGGGAGAATTAGGGAGAACCAGTTCCCAATGTCTCCTGGGACTTGCAGTTCCTGGCTGACGAAAACAGAATGAACACCATCCCAGATGCCATTTATTTGAGCCCATCATTGATATAGATCAAATGGAAACCCTCAGGGACGCATTAAAAGTCCAGATTTCTCAAGAGAGCTCTCTCTGCCAGTTGGCTTGCAAAGATAGCTCTCTGGCCATGCCTTAGTTCCCTCTCTGTGTTAATGTTATATTGTGTCGGGACTTGCCTTGTTACCTCTCTCTCAGCCAGCACACAGCAACAAAGCAGGGTAAGGAGAGAATTCATAGCATGGGACCCAGGGACCGTGAGGAGAATTGCCTCAGCGTCTTGGGTGTGCACTGGTTGTTTGCTGTTAGAGCCACAACATACCCTCTCTTTTCTGTGCCTCCAGGAAGCCTGACTGTGGGGAGATTGTGTCCTTAAGCAGCTCCAGCACAACATCTGCTTTGGACTAATCTAAATAAACGTGTGGATCCTCGGTGCATAAGTGTCCATCTGTTTGAGCCTTTCTATATGGGAAAACCATTTAGAAAGTTGGAATccgttttttaaaattgtttgtctgttt harbors:
- the MYBPHL gene encoding myosin-binding protein H-like isoform X7; this translates as MQKWGRKANPTGWTSLCKQKKEISVNEESVAEHYKLKEVSVRLTFQCFLPRPECSPEDISANHSSRNFSETKGAIFPSPRRGLICRAPGASAHGAQPGAVSTSSELCVSHYRRLTTHCSLSFCHSEHPKIWLPRALRQTYIRKVGDTVNLLIPFQGKPKPQATWTHDGCALDAGRVSVRNGERDSILFIREAQRADSGRYQLSVRLGELEATATIDILVIATLRKTGGFAQRDFSEAPKFTQPLADCTTVMGYDTQLFCCVRASPKPKIIWLKNKMDIQGNPKYRALTHLGICSLEIRKPGPFDGGIYTCKAVNPLGEASVDCRVDVRAPH
- the MYBPHL gene encoding myosin-binding protein H-like isoform X2, coding for MQKWGRKANPTGWTSLCKQKKEISVNEESVAEHYKLKEVSVRLTFQCFLPRPECSPEDISANHSSRNFSETKGAIFPSPRRGLICRAPGASAHGAQPGAVSTSSELCVSHYRRLTTHCSLSFCHSEHPKIWLPRALRQTYIRKVGDTVNLLIPFQGKPKPQATWTHDGCALDAGRVSVRNGERDSILFIREAQRADSGRYQLSVRLGELEATATIDILVIERPGPPQSIKLVDVWGSNATLEWTPPQDTGNTALLGYTVQKADTKSGLWFTVLERYHRTSFTVSNLIVGNSYAFRVFAENQCGLSETAPITADLAHIQKAATLRKTGGFAQRDFSEAPKFTQPLADCTTVMGYDTQLFCCVRASPKPKIIWLKNKMDIQGNPKYRALTHLGICSLEIRKPGPFDGGIYTCKAVNPLGEASVDCRVDVRAPH
- the MYBPHL gene encoding myosin-binding protein H-like isoform X4; the protein is MQKWGRKANPTGWTSLCKQKKEISVNEESVAEHYKLKEVSVRLTFQCFLPRPECSPEDISANHSSRNFSETKGAIFPSPRRGLICRAPGASAHGAQPGAVSTSSELCVSHYRRLTTHCSLSFCHSEHPKIWLPRALRQTYIRKVGDTVNLLIPFQGKPKPQATWTHDGCALDAGRVSVRNGERDSILFIREAQRADSGRYQLSVRLGELEATATIDILVIERPGPPQSIKLVDVWGSNATLEWTPPQDTGNTALLGYTVQKADTKSGLWFTVLERYHRTSFTVSNLIVGNSYAFRVFAENQCGLSETAPITADLAHIQKAATLRKTGGFAQRDFSEAPKFTQPLADCTTVMGYDTQLFCCVRASPKEYLMNKARFQVLISTNRRSLGGF
- the MYBPHL gene encoding myosin-binding protein H-like isoform X3; protein product: MQKWGRKANPTGWTSLCKQKKEISVNEESVAEHYKLKEVSVRLTFQCFLPRPECSPEDISANHSSRNFSETKGAIFPSPRRGLICRAPGASAHGAQPEHPKIWLPRALRQTYIRKVGDTVNLLIPFQGKPKPQATWTHDGCALDAGRVSVRNGERDSILFIREAQRADSGRYQLSVRLGELEATATIDILVIERPGPPQSIKLVDVWGSNATLEWTPPQDTGNTALLGYTVQKADTKSGLWFTVLERYHRTSFTVSNLIVGNSYAFRVFAENQCGLSETAPITADLAHIQKAATLRKTGGFAQRDFSEAPKFTQPLADCTTVMGYDTQLFCCVRASPKPKIIWLKNKMDIQGNPKYRALTHLGICSLEIRKPGPFDGGIYTCKAVNPLGEASVDCRVDVRAPH
- the MYBPHL gene encoding myosin-binding protein H-like isoform X5 — protein: MEPKVSPVKISLWSPASGRPSMEAATAPEVASSGSTLKVKETSSADAEGPPASPRQEAGSPIPQLLSPIEEHPKIWLPRALRQTYIRKVGDTVNLLIPFQGKPKPQATWTHDGCALDAGRVSVRNGERDSILFIREAQRADSGRYQLSVRLGELEATATIDILVIERPGPPQSIKLVDVWGSNATLEWTPPQDTGNTALLGYTVQKADTKSGLWFTVLERYHRTSFTVSNLIVGNSYAFRVFAENQCGLSETAPITADLAHIQKAATLRKTGGFAQRDFSEAPKFTQPLADCTTVMGYDTQLFCCVRASPKPKIIWLKNKMDIQGNPKYRALTHLGICSLEIRKPGPFDGGIYTCKAVNPLGEASVDCRVDVRAPH
- the MYBPHL gene encoding myosin-binding protein H-like isoform X1; translation: MAGTPEARLESRCLAPPSPPTVKISLWSPASGRPSMEAATAPEVASSGSTLKVKETSSADAEGPPASPRQEAGSPIPQLLSPIEEHPKIWLPRALRQTYIRKVGDTVNLLIPFQGKPKPQATWTHDGCALDAGRVSVRNGERDSILFIREAQRADSGRYQLSVRLGELEATATIDILVIERPGPPQSIKLVDVWGSNATLEWTPPQDTGNTALLGYTVQKADTKSGLWFTVLERYHRTSFTVSNLIVGNSYAFRVFAENQCGLSETAPITADLAHIQKAATLRKTGGFAQRDFSEAPKFTQPLADCTTVMGYDTQLFCCVRASPKPKIIWLKNKMDIQGNPKYRALTHLGICSLEIRKPGPFDGGIYTCKAVNPLGEASVDCRVDVRGKGRTHTLSPQLENSGAEPQACMEKGLVGFPFTCSQHWAPSSSGCI
- the MYBPHL gene encoding myosin-binding protein H-like isoform X6, encoding MKISLWSPASGRPSMEAATAPEVASSGSTLKVKETSSADAEGPPASPRQEAGSPIPQLLSPIEEHPKIWLPRALRQTYIRKVGDTVNLLIPFQGKPKPQATWTHDGCALDAGRVSVRNGERDSILFIREAQRADSGRYQLSVRLGELEATATIDILVIERPGPPQSIKLVDVWGSNATLEWTPPQDTGNTALLGYTVQKADTKSGLWFTVLERYHRTSFTVSNLIVGNSYAFRVFAENQCGLSETAPITADLAHIQKAATLRKTGGFAQRDFSEAPKFTQPLADCTTVMGYDTQLFCCVRASPKPKIIWLKNKMDIQGNPKYRALTHLGICSLEIRKPGPFDGGIYTCKAVNPLGEASVDCRVDVRAPH